One Hippea jasoniae genomic region harbors:
- the cbiM gene encoding cobalt transporter CbiM, protein MHIPDGYLSPQTCGVMYAISLPILAYASKKVIKNTSNRTLPLLGIFSAFSFLVMMFNVPVPGGTTAHGIGGTLIAIVLGPWEAVLAVSMALFIQAVFFGDGGILAYGANVFNMAIALPLVGYGVYKLISKDAPFGSKRQLVAAAIGSYVGINAAALLDGIELGIQPLLYHAANGTPLYCPYPLSQAVPAMMLAHLTIAGFVEVVITVGVLAFVYKYTPEIFALREGLNEKNIA, encoded by the coding sequence ATGCATATACCTGATGGGTATTTAAGTCCTCAAACATGCGGTGTTATGTATGCGATTTCTCTACCTATTCTTGCCTATGCATCAAAAAAGGTTATAAAAAACACCTCAAACAGGACACTGCCGCTGCTTGGTATTTTTAGTGCTTTTTCCTTCCTTGTTATGATGTTTAATGTACCTGTGCCGGGTGGCACAACTGCGCATGGGATCGGTGGAACGCTGATTGCGATAGTTTTAGGTCCGTGGGAAGCTGTGCTTGCTGTCAGTATGGCGTTGTTTATTCAGGCTGTTTTTTTTGGTGATGGGGGAATTTTGGCCTATGGAGCTAATGTGTTCAATATGGCCATTGCTTTACCGCTTGTTGGATATGGTGTTTATAAACTTATTTCAAAAGATGCTCCGTTTGGCTCAAAAAGACAGCTTGTTGCAGCAGCTATAGGCTCATATGTAGGGATCAATGCTGCAGCCTTACTTGATGGAATTGAGCTTGGCATACAACCGCTTTTGTATCATGCGGCAAACGGAACACCACTTTATTGTCCTTATCCCTTAAGTCAGGCTGTGCCTGCCATGATGCTTGCCCATCTAACCATAGCGGGTTTTGTAGAGGTGGTTATTACAGTTGGCGTGCTGGCATTTGTTTATAAGTATACACCCGAAATTTTTGCCTTAAGGGAGGGTCTCAATGAAAAAAACATTGCTTAA
- a CDS encoding energy-coupling factor ABC transporter ATP-binding protein, with translation MENIFELENVSFSYFDSIKALDDISFSIREGLCTAILGANGCGKSTLLKILDGLYFAESGQVKAFGKQLSQKIFKDRKFNEFFRKKVGFVFQDPDSQLFLPTVKDEIALAFNQFGYDSDKTNEKVFEIASQLNLSDLLDKYPFNLSEGEKRKVSIASVYALNPDVWLIDEPIAFLDPKTQWWVVDMLKKLKSNKKTIVIATHNLRLVEMIADYCVVIGENHRLLTMGKTKDILADAELLIKANIIHPLGVL, from the coding sequence ATGGAAAACATATTTGAACTTGAGAATGTGAGTTTTTCTTATTTTGACAGCATAAAGGCACTTGATGATATAAGTTTTTCGATTAGAGAGGGTTTATGCACTGCAATTTTGGGTGCAAATGGATGCGGTAAATCAACGCTTTTGAAGATTTTAGATGGTTTGTATTTTGCAGAAAGCGGACAGGTGAAAGCCTTTGGAAAACAGCTTTCGCAAAAGATTTTTAAAGACAGAAAATTCAACGAGTTTTTTAGAAAAAAGGTGGGTTTTGTTTTTCAGGATCCAGACTCTCAACTGTTTTTGCCCACAGTTAAAGATGAAATCGCACTTGCATTTAATCAGTTTGGATATGATTCTGATAAAACTAATGAGAAGGTTTTTGAAATTGCATCCCAGCTTAATCTTTCGGATCTTCTTGATAAGTATCCATTTAACCTCAGTGAGGGAGAAAAAAGGAAGGTTTCTATTGCTTCGGTGTATGCTCTAAATCCTGATGTGTGGCTGATTGATGAGCCTATCGCTTTTCTTGACCCAAAAACCCAGTGGTGGGTCGTTGATATGCTAAAAAAACTAAAGAGCAATAAAAAAACGATAGTAATTGCAACGCATAATCTCAGGCTTGTTGAAATGATAGCAGATTACTGTGTTGTTATAGGAGAAAACCACAGGCTTTTAACGATGGGCAAAACAAAAGATATTCTTGCCGATGCAGAACTGCTTATTAAGGCAAATATTATCCATCCTTTAGGTGTTTTGTAG
- a CDS encoding PDGLE domain-containing protein: MKKTLLKLSIFLVAMAILTPLGLLAEGDAWGEWSADTLQKLVGFVPEGIKKFSSLWNAPFSDYSVRGLNDTAGYILSAFLGIILLVGVFYLLDLVFFKKKAQ; the protein is encoded by the coding sequence ATGAAAAAAACATTGCTTAAGTTGTCTATATTTTTAGTTGCCATGGCTATTCTTACACCTCTTGGATTGCTGGCAGAAGGTGATGCCTGGGGTGAGTGGTCTGCTGATACCCTGCAAAAACTTGTGGGTTTTGTGCCCGAAGGAATTAAGAAATTTTCATCTCTATGGAATGCACCCTTTAGTGACTACTCTGTAAGGGGTTTAAACGATACAGCAGGTTATATTTTGAGCGCTTTTTTGGGCATTATTCTGCTTGTTGGTGTGTTTTATCTACTTGATTTAGTTTTTTTTAAGAAAAAGGCTCAATGA
- a CDS encoding DegT/DnrJ/EryC1/StrS family aminotransferase, which translates to MIMINYINLSISEQEYEQEISPLLKKIFLKGNFVGGEEIEEFENNFAKYIGCKYAISTASGTDALILALKALDIGVGDEVITVPNSFIATANAIEWIGAKAVFVDIGEDLLIDVKKIEKAITKKTKAIMPVHLTGLACDMDEINDIAKEYNLRVIEDAAQSIGSKYKGKKTGSLGDVGCFSLHPLKNLGGIGDGGIITTNNQDIAERLRLLKNNGLITRDEQQIIGRVSRLDTLNAIVLNHRLKKVDSVIERKRASAKKYHELLADIEGVELIKEAADKFHSYHTFVIKAEKRDDLKRYLFEKGIETKIHYPILIHQQKTFQDRGFKLPNSERLNKKILTLPLNITEEEIEVVAGEIKGFYRVSS; encoded by the coding sequence ATAATAATGATAAACTACATCAATTTATCAATCTCAGAACAAGAATATGAGCAAGAAATTTCTCCATTACTTAAAAAAATCTTCCTAAAAGGCAATTTTGTGGGTGGAGAAGAGATAGAGGAATTTGAGAATAACTTTGCAAAATATATTGGTTGTAAATATGCAATTTCGACTGCCTCAGGAACCGATGCTTTAATTTTGGCTCTTAAGGCTCTTGATATAGGGGTTGGAGATGAAGTAATAACAGTTCCAAATTCTTTTATAGCCACTGCAAATGCAATTGAGTGGATTGGGGCAAAAGCTGTTTTTGTGGATATAGGAGAAGACCTTTTAATAGATGTCAAAAAGATAGAGAAAGCTATAACTAAAAAAACAAAGGCGATAATGCCTGTTCACCTTACGGGTCTTGCATGCGATATGGATGAGATAAATGATATTGCCAAAGAATATAATTTAAGGGTTATAGAGGATGCTGCTCAAAGTATAGGGTCAAAATATAAAGGTAAAAAGACCGGCAGTTTGGGTGATGTTGGATGCTTTTCTCTCCACCCCCTTAAAAACTTGGGTGGCATTGGTGATGGCGGCATAATTACCACAAACAATCAAGATATAGCAGAAAGGTTGAGACTGTTAAAAAATAATGGGTTAATTACAAGAGATGAGCAACAGATTATCGGAAGAGTGTCGAGGCTTGATACATTAAATGCGATTGTTTTAAATCATAGGTTAAAAAAAGTTGATAGTGTAATTGAAAGAAAAAGAGCCAGCGCAAAGAAATATCACGAACTGCTTGCGGATATCGAGGGCGTTGAATTGATAAAAGAAGCAGCTGACAAATTCCATTCTTATCACACATTTGTAATAAAAGCTGAAAAGAGAGACGATTTAAAAAGGTATCTATTTGAAAAAGGCATTGAAACAAAAATACATTATCCTATATTGATACATCAGCAAAAGACATTTCAAGATAGAGGGTTTAAACTGCCAAACAGCGAACGGCTGAATAAAAAAATTCTTACCTTGCCGTTGAATATAACAGAAGAAGAAATAGAAGTTGTGGCAGGGGAGATAAAAGGTTTTTACAGAGTTTCAAGCTAA
- a CDS encoding ATP-binding protein — MDYMLSLAKQIGIEYIYLAINRVRSQKDIEKVESRIEDKEKFDRIFYIPYNEKVIEYEPSVVDLIKENGDFLQVYKQIKEVLKNNL, encoded by the coding sequence TTGGATTACATGTTAAGTCTTGCTAAGCAGATCGGTATCGAGTATATCTATCTTGCAATAAACAGGGTAAGATCACAAAAGGATATTGAAAAGGTTGAAAGCAGGATAGAAGATAAAGAAAAATTTGACAGAATTTTTTATATTCCGTATAACGAGAAGGTAATCGAATATGAACCATCGGTTGTGGACTTGATAAAGGAAAATGGTGATTTTCTGCAGGTTTACAAGCAGATTAAGGAAGTTTTGAAAAACAATCTGTAG
- the cbiQ gene encoding cobalt ECF transporter T component CbiQ, with protein MNFIDKTLESFYRFVESSVFSSNFASRSGFLQLVQPHLKTAGILLLIIAANLSKGLLPIVGLIVSCIILAVASKIPLLFFLKRTILFIPFFAVVLALPALFNVVLKGDVVLHLFKVSLFGKGIDIGITSQGLYTAALLVLRITASVAYTTLLVLTTKWTDIIAVLKTFFVPEVILISLFISYRYIFLLLHYGENSLIAKKSRVFRQDNLNFSYKWLSNRIGMLLKRSLKLSQCVWLAMESRGYMPSAYTPKTQIKSSYSFVFSFCVICLIFSVMLYGKHI; from the coding sequence ATGAACTTCATTGACAAGACACTTGAGTCTTTCTATAGGTTTGTTGAAAGTTCTGTTTTTTCTTCAAACTTTGCTTCCAGAAGTGGTTTTTTGCAACTTGTGCAGCCTCACCTAAAAACCGCGGGTATTTTGCTTTTAATCATAGCAGCAAACCTCTCTAAGGGTTTGCTGCCTATTGTTGGGTTGATTGTTTCTTGTATAATTCTTGCCGTAGCCTCAAAAATCCCTCTTCTTTTCTTTCTAAAACGCACAATTCTATTTATACCGTTTTTTGCGGTGGTTTTAGCTCTACCAGCACTTTTTAATGTTGTTTTAAAGGGCGATGTGGTTTTGCATCTATTTAAGGTTTCTTTGTTTGGAAAAGGTATCGATATTGGTATAACCTCGCAGGGTTTATATACTGCGGCTCTTTTGGTTTTAAGAATAACAGCCTCTGTGGCTTATACAACGCTTCTTGTTTTAACAACAAAATGGACCGATATAATTGCCGTATTGAAAACATTTTTTGTTCCTGAAGTGATCTTAATATCGTTGTTTATCAGCTATAGATATATTTTTCTGCTTCTTCATTATGGCGAAAACTCTTTGATTGCCAAAAAAAGTCGTGTTTTTAGGCAAGATAACCTTAATTTTTCTTACAAATGGCTATCAAATAGAATTGGAATGCTTCTTAAGCGTTCTTTAAAATTGAGTCAATGTGTGTGGCTTGCAATGGAATCAAGGGGTTATATGCCCTCAGCTTATACACCTAAAACGCAGATTAAAAGCTCCTATAGTTTTGTTTTTAGCTTCTGCGTTATATGTTTGATTTTTAGTGTGATGCTTTATGGAAAACATATTTGA
- a CDS encoding GGDEF domain-containing protein, translating to MNPLKKINIFSLQRIIFFMLIVFFISLFILFEQFSKTQIKIFNDAEKNQIHQIEKLTHHLSDLILSIFNTNKSMFEVLKKNPMLRKKINNTLNLFVDDTVKYIYVIRKDKYGKLRYILDGSNKRQRAFFNQPFIPVNPKIWSIAFKYRKDVYSTQNKAYGIWITYIHPIIYNNKIQGVLAVDLSTDVFKKVISSISPLRIYLAYMVAFILLVIVLMGIQLYLYLKEQYIGRIDYLTRLYNRTFLREIERKLNLKEISVIIVDIDFFKKVNDRYGHAVGDMVLKSVARRLLSATRSNDYIIRYGGEEFLIILRHKVKNVYCIESPKDVVMIAERIRKTIKKKPIRINELNLNITVSIGVDPFTCKRKTLLDSIEIADEMLYKAKNNGRDRVEIAEK from the coding sequence ATGAATCCATTAAAGAAAATCAATATTTTTTCTCTACAGCGCATTATATTTTTTATGCTCATTGTTTTCTTCATATCACTTTTTATTCTTTTTGAGCAATTCTCAAAAACACAGATAAAAATATTCAATGATGCTGAAAAAAACCAGATACACCAGATAGAAAAACTAACACATCATCTTTCAGATTTAATACTTTCAATATTCAATACAAACAAAAGCATGTTTGAAGTTTTAAAGAAAAATCCTATGTTGCGAAAGAAAATAAATAACACGTTAAATCTTTTTGTAGACGATACAGTAAAATATATCTATGTAATTAGAAAAGACAAATATGGTAAGTTAAGATATATTCTTGATGGTTCAAATAAAAGACAAAGGGCATTTTTTAATCAACCTTTTATTCCAGTCAATCCAAAAATTTGGAGTATCGCCTTTAAATATAGAAAAGATGTTTATTCCACCCAAAACAAAGCCTATGGTATATGGATAACATATATACATCCTATTATTTATAACAATAAAATACAGGGAGTCCTAGCGGTAGATTTATCTACAGATGTGTTCAAAAAAGTTATATCATCAATTTCTCCTTTGAGAATTTACCTTGCTTATATGGTTGCATTTATACTTCTTGTCATTGTTTTAATGGGAATTCAATTATACCTTTACCTAAAAGAACAATATATAGGTAGAATTGACTATCTTACTAGACTCTACAATAGAACATTTTTAAGAGAAATAGAAAGAAAGCTAAACCTTAAGGAAATTTCAGTTATAATAGTAGATATAGATTTTTTTAAGAAAGTCAATGATAGGTATGGTCATGCAGTTGGCGATATGGTACTAAAAAGTGTGGCAAGAAGACTTTTATCGGCAACCCGCTCCAATGACTATATAATTAGGTATGGCGGAGAAGAATTCTTAATAATACTGAGACACAAAGTTAAAAACGTATATTGCATAGAGAGTCCTAAAGACGTGGTAATGATTGCGGAACGTATAAGGAAAACAATTAAGAAAAAGCCCATTAGAATAAATGAATTAAATTTAAATATAACTGTTTCCATAGGCGTTGACCCATTCACCTGCAAAAGAAAAACCCTTCTTGACTCAATAGAAATTGCAGATGAAATGTTGTATAAAGCCAAAAATAACGGAAGAGATAGAGTAGAAATAGCAGAAAAATAA
- a CDS encoding glycosyltransferase, which yields MKSKHIVIFTQNLDIGGVQKLVVNLANFLAKFYKISIVLAEDNKPIKYRLNNKITILKIKTKKTDITKKSAGTQIFRYRVNRLTEILKTLKPDVVISHEDYNNFILCHLKIIDKRKKVFVVHNTLSRYENKRVHLLSNYFYKENSKVCYHNAHVIVVSKAIMNEVEGAALVYNGVENNFNLQNNYCNYGNYILHVGRLHPQKGQKDLIKAYKLISDKIDENLIIVGDGILKDELLELVQKVGLEERVKFVGFDNPYKYFKNAVLFAMPSYYEGFSIALLEAMKANLPIVAYDYKGSEEVLKYRVQLGNIEEFAYSILKVLRDERYRQKMLSQNKKIKEFSLHNTLKRYKLILDAWYCGR from the coding sequence ATGAAAAGTAAACATATTGTAATTTTCACTCAGAATTTGGATATTGGCGGTGTTCAAAAGCTTGTAGTTAATCTGGCAAATTTTTTAGCAAAGTTTTACAAAATAAGCATAGTATTAGCAGAAGACAATAAACCTATAAAATACAGATTGAACAACAAGATAACTATTTTGAAAATCAAAACAAAAAAAACGGATATAACTAAAAAGAGCGCTGGAACTCAGATTTTTAGGTATAGGGTTAATAGGTTAACAGAGATATTAAAAACCCTAAAACCAGATGTTGTAATCAGCCATGAAGATTACAATAATTTTATACTATGTCACCTGAAGATAATTGACAAGAGAAAAAAGGTATTTGTTGTTCATAATACTTTATCTCGATACGAAAACAAAAGGGTTCATTTATTATCTAATTATTTTTACAAAGAAAATAGTAAAGTTTGCTATCATAATGCACATGTTATTGTTGTTAGTAAAGCTATTATGAATGAAGTTGAAGGTGCCGCACTCGTTTACAATGGTGTGGAAAATAATTTCAACTTACAAAATAATTATTGCAACTATGGTAATTATATTTTGCATGTTGGGAGATTGCACCCTCAGAAAGGGCAGAAAGACCTTATAAAAGCGTATAAGTTAATCAGTGATAAAATTGACGAGAATCTAATTATTGTTGGGGATGGTATTTTAAAAGACGAATTGCTTGAGCTTGTGCAGAAAGTTGGGTTGGAAGAGAGGGTGAAATTTGTTGGTTTTGATAATCCCTATAAGTATTTTAAAAATGCGGTTCTCTTTGCTATGCCTTCATATTACGAGGGCTTTTCTATAGCTCTTTTGGAGGCTATGAAGGCGAATTTGCCGATTGTTGCATATGACTATAAAGGAAGTGAAGAGGTTTTAAAATATAGAGTTCAGCTTGGTAATATAGAAGAATTTGCTTATAGCATATTAAAGGTTTTAAGAGACGAACGTTACAGACAGAAAATGCTTTCTCAGAACAAAAAAATTAAAGAATTCTCTTTGCATAACACATTAAAAAGATATAAGCTGATTTTGGATGCGTGGTACTGCGGCAGATAG
- a CDS encoding DUF354 domain-containing protein — protein MKKKFEEKNGKFIWFDLITPKSVLFFYPIIKKIQNNSPILITTRGGDGYNEVLQLLQLYNLEYINVGNFGGEDLKDKLYDSINRQLKLLEIVEDFDIEKLICLSSVDAVRIAYGLGIPVCNFYDIPLSDYRTNFKMALPQARLTIPLSTKMFKPFVVPDEIFLRFGLEKEQIIEYEFIDPLLWLKDFQFDKEYVQNFYKKYGIDRSKFTVVVREEEYKSSYVKKRYPILYEALPIIYKKFDANIIIIPRYESDYLKQLFPFAYVVEEKIILQHLLKDADLFIGGGGTINTEACFLGTPTISTRSFISHYDKWQIDNGLMVWVDNVDELLFYVDKAFSSQLKPNTAPLNSMNVDIDFIVDEILRFLCRSIH, from the coding sequence GTGAAGAAGAAGTTTGAAGAAAAGAATGGTAAATTTATATGGTTTGACCTGATAACCCCCAAATCTGTACTGTTTTTTTATCCTATAATAAAAAAAATTCAAAACAATAGCCCTATATTGATAACCACAAGGGGAGGTGATGGTTACAACGAGGTATTGCAGCTGCTTCAGCTTTATAATCTTGAATATATAAATGTTGGAAATTTTGGTGGAGAAGATTTAAAAGACAAGCTATATGACTCGATAAATAGGCAGTTAAAACTTTTAGAAATTGTTGAGGATTTTGATATTGAAAAGCTGATATGTTTATCATCGGTTGATGCTGTAAGAATTGCCTATGGACTTGGCATACCTGTATGCAATTTTTATGATATACCGCTTTCAGATTACAGGACAAATTTTAAAATGGCGTTACCTCAAGCAAGGCTTACAATCCCGCTTTCAACAAAAATGTTTAAACCCTTTGTGGTGCCCGATGAGATTTTCTTAAGATTTGGTTTGGAAAAAGAGCAAATTATTGAATATGAGTTCATAGATCCGTTGTTATGGTTAAAGGATTTTCAGTTTGATAAAGAGTATGTTCAAAATTTCTACAAAAAATACGGCATTGATAGGAGTAAATTTACCGTTGTTGTGAGGGAGGAGGAGTATAAATCAAGCTATGTGAAAAAACGATATCCAATTCTATACGAAGCTTTGCCGATTATATACAAAAAATTTGATGCTAATATAATCATTATTCCTCGATATGAAAGCGATTATTTAAAACAGCTGTTTCCGTTTGCCTATGTAGTGGAAGAAAAGATTATTCTGCAGCATCTGCTTAAGGATGCTGATCTATTTATCGGGGGAGGGGGAACGATAAACACAGAGGCCTGCTTTTTGGGCACACCCACAATCTCTACCCGCAGCTTTATTTCGCATTACGATAAATGGCAGATAGATAACGGTTTGATGGTATGGGTTGATAATGTTGATGAGCTTCTTTTCTATGTTGATAAGGCTTTTAGTAGTCAATTAAAACCCAACACAGCACCATTAAACAGCATGAATGTTGATATTGATTTTATAGTGGATGAGATTCTTAGATTCTTATGTAGATCAATCCATTAA
- a CDS encoding glycosyltransferase family 2 protein: MEHHLLEGNRHLISVIVTTYNRAELVKVCLEKLLNMGSIFEIIVVDDASIDKTEEVIKSFKNDKIRYFKNEKNLGIQKSYFNVLQKARGDYITFIADDDEYIDNNFFDKIQFYDEDIISAKKEIIFNGEYIKNDFFSQKDILNSREALEVFSQFSFGGNTVFKKEIICRVKQLNFEHDLSSVFFSLIFAKKIRFINEVVFGWRLNIDGESFSAKLSKSPYDLIKWDLKFLDEIIPVLRKEGKYEEYKWFINKRLFYSFENVEFNYYITSRKKYFDRLLKELDKEVYIYGCGQAGVLLKEFLQKNNIKVLGVIDDFKDSCLKLKDIDLSKQVIIATFKRSLIHKMYKNLLRNGVNYRNIKELL; the protein is encoded by the coding sequence TTGGAGCATCATTTATTAGAAGGGAATAGGCATTTAATAAGTGTAATAGTCACAACTTATAACCGTGCTGAATTGGTGAAAGTTTGTCTTGAAAAACTCCTAAATATGGGATCTATATTTGAGATTATTGTGGTTGATGATGCTTCAATTGATAAGACAGAAGAGGTTATTAAAAGTTTCAAGAATGATAAGATTAGATATTTTAAAAACGAGAAAAACTTAGGTATCCAAAAAAGCTACTTCAATGTTTTACAGAAGGCCAGAGGTGATTATATAACATTTATAGCAGATGATGATGAATATATAGATAACAACTTTTTTGATAAAATCCAATTTTATGATGAGGATATTATTAGTGCAAAAAAAGAAATTATTTTTAATGGTGAATATATAAAGAATGATTTTTTTTCTCAAAAAGATATATTAAATAGCAGAGAAGCTTTAGAGGTTTTCAGTCAATTTAGTTTTGGTGGTAATACAGTATTTAAGAAAGAAATTATATGTAGGGTAAAACAGTTAAATTTTGAGCACGATTTGTCCTCAGTATTTTTTTCTCTAATTTTTGCTAAAAAAATAAGATTTATTAATGAGGTTGTGTTTGGATGGAGGCTTAATATAGACGGTGAGTCTTTCAGTGCAAAGCTTTCTAAGTCTCCTTATGATTTAATAAAGTGGGATTTGAAATTTTTAGATGAAATCATTCCTGTTTTAAGAAAAGAAGGCAAGTATGAAGAGTATAAATGGTTTATAAATAAAAGATTGTTTTATAGTTTTGAGAATGTTGAGTTTAATTATTATATAACTTCAAGAAAAAAATATTTTGATAGATTATTAAAGGAATTGGACAAGGAAGTTTATATATATGGGTGCGGACAGGCAGGGGTACTGCTTAAAGAATTTTTGCAGAAAAATAACATAAAAGTATTGGGTGTGATTGATGATTTTAAAGACAGTTGTTTGAAATTAAAAGATATAGATCTTTCAAAACAGGTTATAATTGCCACTTTTAAAAGAAGTTTAATTCATAAAATGTACAAGAATTTACTTAGAAATGGTGTAAATTACAGAAACATCAAAGAGTTGCTTTAA